A genomic segment from Torulaspora delbrueckii CBS 1146 chromosome 3, complete genome encodes:
- the PET112 gene encoding glutamyl-tRNA(Gln) amidotransferase subunit PET112 (similar to Saccharomyces cerevisiae PET112 (YBL080C); ancestral locus Anc_7.403) has protein sequence MLRLKRWYNVDKIQTSKFKLLPQYKLKCGLEIHTQLNTNKKLFSQSTNDPFHSLDTPNAHTSYFDIALPGTQPILNYEVVLYALRLSLALDSKVNLRSQFDRKHYFYGDQPMGYQITQHYSPFASGGHLTLHKDGDGINDIEKKINLIQLQIEQDTGKSIYRDNEKQTLIDLNRSNVPLIEMVTQPDFTDLKQIRAFIKKYQNLVRHLDISTGDLETGAMRVDVNLSVNDFARVELKNLPNTSSIMNAIKYEYQRQVKILEAGEGEEYLSHSETRSWNGESTVKLRSKETTIDYRYMPDPELPVISLSADVIEGVGKSLPPSPDEILSQLMTKPYSLSLKDARILTISGNSQDGIYSQVELLKFYLDTFDCYSKIVEREGLGEVKHKLPTNWIIHELLGDLKKLQIPLEKATAILSPEKFADFLTFIHSNKISSASGKLLLFHVLEDFQAHGLTKQINFDELIKEYELQTIDQVNEADLKKLCQKIIEAADSKMINGIVSGKKRNSIKFLVGQGMRSSQGRIQAQQFEDMFKELLCSNNE, from the coding sequence ATGCTACGGCTTAAGAGATGGTATAACGTTGATAAGATTCAAACCTCAAAGTTCAAACTTCTCCCCCAGTACAAACTAAAATGCGGGCTCGAAATACACACACAACTGAACACGAACAAGAAGCTATTTTCGCAGTCTACCAATGATCCATTTCATTCACTAGATACCCCAAATGCACACACATCTTATTTCGACATTGCTCTACCAGGCACACAACCTATACTGAACTATGAGGTCGTTCTTTATGCCCTACGTTTATCGTTAGCACTGGATTCCAAAGTCAATCTGCGGTCTCAATTCGATCGCAAGCATTATTTTTACGGAGATCAGCCTATGGGTTACCAAATCACGCAGCACTACTCACCGTTTGCCTCTGGAGGCCACTTGACTCTTCACAAAGATGGAGATGGGATAAATgacattgaaaagaagatcaatcTGATACAATTGCAGATTGAGCAGGATACAGGTAAATCCATTTACAGGGATAACGAAAAACAGACTCTAATTGATCTGAACAGAAGTAACGTGCCTCTAATAGAGATGGTCACACAGCCAGATTTCACTGATTTGAAGCAAATAAGGGCTTTCATtaaaaaatatcaaaattTGGTTCGTCATCTTGATATATCTACGGGTGATTTGGAGACAGGTGCCATGAGGGTAGATGTGAATCTATCTGTTAATGATTTTGCCAGAgtagaattgaagaacctGCCGAATACAAGCTCCATAATGAACGCAATAAAGTATGAGTACCAGCGACAGGTAAAAATTTTGGAAGCTGGTGAGGGTGAAGAATATTTGTCACACTCAGAGACAAGATCTTGGAATGGTGAGTCGACTGTGAAGCTGAGAAGTAAGGAGACTACTATTGATTACAGATACATGCCTGATCCCGAGCTGCCCGTTATTAGTCTATCAGCAGATGTTATTGAAGGAGTCGGAAAATCTTTGCCTCCATCTCCTGATGAAATCCTaagtcaattgatgacGAAACCTTACTCTTTGTCTCTGAAGGATGCAAGGATTTTGACGATCAGCGGAAACAGCCAGGATGGCATCTATTCACAAGTAGAACTGCTGAAATTTTACCTCGATACTTTTGATTGTTATTCAAAAATCGTGGAAAGGGAAGGACTCGGTGAAGTAAAGCACAAGCTGCCTACAAATTGGATTATCCACGAACTTCTTGGcgatttgaagaagcttcaaatccCACTTGAGAAAGCGACAGCGATATTAAGCCCCGAGAAATTTGCAGATTTCCTGACATTTATCCACAGTAACAAGATATCAAGTGCAAGTGGTAAACTGCTTCTTTTCCATGTCCTTGAGGACTTTCAAGCTCATGGCCTGACGAAACAAATAAACTTTGATGAGCTAATCAAAGAGTACGAGTTGCAAACTATCGATCAAGTTAACGAAGCCGACCTCAAGAAACTATGTCAGAAAATCATAGAAGCAGCTGACTCAAAGATGATAAATGGTATAGTTTCAGGCAAAAAGAGGAACTCAATCAAGTTTTTGGTTGGGCAAGGTATGAGGTCATCTCAGGGAAGGATCCAGgctcaacaatttgaagatatgTTCAAGGAATTACTATGCAGCAACAATGAGTAG
- the TDEL0C02640 gene encoding uncharacterized protein (similar to Saccharomyces cerevisiae YBL081W; ancestral locus Anc_7.404): MPGKIESVPFLSQLEDVDKYLLEYRSLKLTSPNPSSFNQHHQIHGQMRYSHSNGSGTFDNDGGDKSGINGKQLPMGNVMFNGKSSNSMSVPINGAMGMNRKKAMNTSNQSYRYNNNAAMKYGAQYQLKQHQQPAFAANSMITNHLKQVYPQMSYNTNGSGSNLALDQLSSSFMVPNQNKSSQQQQQQQQGYPSSNSSPSPAPPLADAALSGNSSISSFSSNIGYVLPTASGSSNSQFAAQAPFSNYLDASLISSASIAPGISPTTNISAPTGTDMVGGYPSNPLANEAANTGAPAFNFEQGISTPALMSEAISVDQATPLTRENTLASFDGSSGSMNNSGSNLLMNDYSVGWGSNHANSSSSAGGSFGIWNNDMSVWS, from the coding sequence ATGCCGGGCAAGATCGAAAGTGTTCcctttctttctcaacttgaagatgttgataAATACCTTTTGGAGTATAGAAGCCTAAAATTGACTTCTCCTAACCCAAGCAGTTTTAACCAGCACCATCAGATCCATGGGCAGATGAGGTACAGTCACAGTAATGGTAGTGGAACTTTTGATAATGACGGCGGCGATAAGTCGGGAATCAATGGTAAGCAGTTGCCTATGGGTAACGTTATGTTTAATGGTAAAAGTTCTAATTCAATGAGTGTTCCAATCAATGGGGCCATGGGCATGAATAGAAAAAAGGCGATGAATACGAGCAATCAGAGCTACAGGTATAACAATAACGCTGCTATGAAATATGGCGCTCAATACCAACTAAAGCAGCACCAGCAACCAGCCTTTGCGGCTAATTCCATGATAACAAATCATCTGAAACAGGTTTATCCACAAATGAGTTACAATACCAATGGAAGTGGCAGCAACCTCGCTCTGGACCAAttgagttcttctttcatgGTACCAAATCAAAACAAATCCTcacaacagcagcagcagcagcagcaagGTTATCCTTCTAGTAATTCTTCGCCATCGCCAGCTCCTCCACTAGCCGATGCGGCTCTAAGTGGGAActcatcaatctcatccTTTAGCAGTAACATCGGTTATGTTTTGCCTACGGCTTCCGGAAGTTCCAACTCTCAGTTCGCTGCACAAGCTCCATTCTCAAACTACTTGGATGCCAgtttgatctcttcagcATCGATAGCACCTGGTATCTCTCCCACTACCAATATATCTGCCCCAACTGGCACAGATATGGTGGGTGGATACCCTTCGAACCCTTTGGCTAACGAGGCTGCTAATACTGGTGCCCCTGCTTTCAATTTTGAGCAAGGTATATCAACGCCAGCTCTCATGTCGGAAGCAATTTCAGTTGATCAAGCAACGCCTTTGACGAGAGAGAATACTTTGGCTAGTTTTGATGGTTCTAGTGGAAGCATGAATAATTCTGGAAGTAATTTGCTCATGAACGATTATTCAGTGGGTTGGGGTTCCAATCAtgcaaattcatcatccagTGCTGGTGGATCATTTGGTATCTGGAATAATGACATGAGCGTTTGGAGTTAA
- the GLE2 gene encoding RNA export factor GLE2 (similar to Saccharomyces cerevisiae GLE2 (YER107C); ancestral locus Anc_7.405), with protein sequence MAFFGSGSAGNSGVSTTMASERDLANDIIINIPAEDSISDIAFSPQQDFMFSVSSWDNKVRIWDVQNGVPQGRAQYDHTAPVLCTRWTTDGTKVVSGGCDNVVKVYDVASGQSQDLGTHAGPVKCLRYLTFGSSNTEVLVTGSWDKTLKYWDLRQPQPISTVMMPERVYTLDSKQQLLVVGTAERHIAIIDLGNPATIFKTTQSPLKWQTRAVACYNEGDGYAVGSIEGRCAIRYVDDEQQRKSGFSFKCHRQTSSNRAAGTQAQSLVYAVNSIAFHPIYGTFVTAGGDGSFHFWDKNQRHRLRGYPSLQASIPVCNFNRQGTVLAYALSYDWHQGHMGNRPDYPNVIRLHPTTDDEIKEKKKR encoded by the coding sequence ATGGCATTCTTTGGTTCTGGATCGGCTGGAAATTCTGGTGTTTCTACCACTATGGCAAGCGAGAGGGACTTGGCAAATgatattatcatcaatatccCAGCTGAGGATTCGATCTCTGATATAGCGTTTTCACCGCAACAGGACTTTATGTTCAGTGTCAGTTCATGGGATAACAAGGTTCGCATTTGGGACGTTCAAAATGGTGTTCCGCAAGGTCGCGCACAGTACGATCATACTGCGCCCGTACTGTGTACTAGATGGACCACTGATGGTACCAAAGTGGTATCAGGTGGTTGTGACAATGTTGTCAAGGTATATGATGTGGCCAGTGGGCAATCACAAGATTTGGGAACACACGCGGGGCCTGTCAAATGCCTGCGTTACTTAACTTTTGGATCGAGTAATACGGAAGTTCTCGTAACAGGTTCCTGGGATAAGACTCTGAAATATTGGGATTTAAGACAACCGCAGCCGATATCTACGGTGATGATGCCCGAGAGAGTTTACACACTGGATAGCAAGCAACAATTGCTGGTTGTCGGCACTGCAGAGAGACATATCGCTATCATCGATCTCGGTAATCCAGCTACGATTTTCAAGACCACACAATCTCCTTTGAAATGGCAAACACGAGCTGTAGCGTGTTACAACGAAGGCGATGGGTACGCCGTGGGTTCCATTGAGGGCAGATGCGCTATCAGATATGTGGACGATGAACAACAGAGAAAATCTGGGTTCTCCTTCAAATGTCACCGCCAAACAAGCAGCAACCGAGCTGCAGGTACCCAGGCACAATCCTTGGTCTATGCTGTTAACAGCATTGCATTCCACCCCATCTATGGTACGTTTGTCACTGCTGGTGGTGACGGATCCTTCCATTTCTGGGATAAGAACCAGAGGCACAGGCTAAGAGGTTATCCATCATTACAAGCATCGATTCCAGTGTGTAATTTCAACAGACAGGGTACAGTGCTGGCCTACGCGCTAAGTTACGACTGGCATCAGGGCCATATGGGCAACAGACCGGACTATCCAAACGTGATCAGGCTTCACCCAACAACAGACGACGAGataaaagagaagaaaaagaggtAG